The genomic stretch TACACGTAATTACAACACATATGCTTTACCATTTACAATCGCATCAGCCCTTTGAGCGCCCTCCGCCCTTTGGTCCGCCCTTTGGCCCACTAAACTCAACCAGATAACCCATCTTTCGACTCACATTTGACTCCATTGTCGCGCTCTGAACCCACCGATTTTTCCATGTCCTCAACCTCGCAAAACTCATTGTCGCCGCACGGCCCCTCACCTTCTCTTTACCATTTCTCAATTGCCGGGCGGAGGTCAATCTCCCATGTGAAATTCGTGTTAGGCTGGGTATGCAACCACCAATAATCATTCGCAATCTGTGCGTCACTTTATTAGCAAACATGCACTTATCCAACCGAAAAAAGATAACCCCAAAGGTCGAGACGACTCACCGCATCAGCGCTCAACTTGGCCTCCTTGGGCATATCCTTCAACCACTCCTTCGTCCTCGGAATATCAATCACCCCATCCACAATCACATGCGCAACATGCACGCCCTGCGGCCCAAACTCCCTCGCCAGACTCTGACTCAGCGCCCTCAAGGCCCATTTTCCTGTTGCAAAACTCGCCATCTGCGCATTACTCTTCACGCTCGCCGTGGCACCCGTGAAAATGAGAGAAGGACTGTACTGCGGCTTTTGCTGCACACCGTTCAATAGCAAGGGCAGGAATGACTGGCTAAACAGTATACCGCCCATGGCACTGACGGCCAAACTATTCTGAAAGACTTCTGCGGGTGTCTCGAGGAATGGCTTGCGCATAAATGCGCCAGAGGCATTGAAAATGGCCGCGGCGGCGCTGACGTCGTCGCCGAATTCCTTTTTGATGACCGACACGGCGTTGCTGAGGCTGGCGGCATCCGACACGTCGGTACTAATGCCGATTGCTTTGCCGCCATTCGAGTTGATGTCAGAGGCTATAGCCTCGTAGTTTTCGGGCTTGCGCGCGAGGAGTACAACAGGGTATTGTAGGGCGAATTTGCGGGCCACCGAAGCACCTGTGCCAGCGCCGACGCCGGCGATGATGGTAATGAGTTTGGAGACCATGGTATGGGTGGTAAGTTGGTAACGAAGATGGTGATTAGATAGTTTGGGTTCAGAGTAGGAAATGATTCCTGTTGTGAA from Pyrenophora tritici-repentis strain M4 chromosome 1, whole genome shotgun sequence encodes the following:
- a CDS encoding Short-chain alcohol dehydrogenase, with the protein product MVSKLITIIAGVGAGTGASVARKFALQYPVVLLARKPENYEAIASDINSNGGKAIGISTDVSDAASLSNAVSVIKKEFGDDVSAAAAIFNASGAFMRKPFLETPAEVFQNSLAVSAMGGILFSQSFLPLLLNGVQQKPQYSPSLIFTGATASVKSNAQMASFATGKWALRALSQSLAREFGPQGVHVAHVIVDGVIDIPRTKEWLKDMPKEAKLSADA